The Streptomyces sp. NL15-2K genome contains a region encoding:
- a CDS encoding DinB family protein, which produces MTRSERLADQLDRHWHKNLRPRLHGLADEEYFWEPVRGCWSIRPRGTAAAPMSAGSGEWTMDFASPDPVPAPVTTIAWRLAHIIVSCLGYRVGWHFGGQDVDSQTFAYAGTADEALKQLDEMYGRWNAGVRELSDTDLENPPTVGPERFPMEGIVLHVNRELIHHGAEISLLRDLYRWQDGAVPHRI; this is translated from the coding sequence ATGACAAGAAGCGAGCGACTCGCGGACCAGCTGGACCGGCACTGGCACAAGAACCTGCGGCCGCGGCTGCACGGTCTTGCCGATGAGGAGTACTTCTGGGAGCCGGTGCGCGGCTGCTGGAGCATCCGCCCACGTGGCACGGCGGCCGCACCGATGTCGGCAGGTTCGGGGGAATGGACGATGGACTTCGCGTCCCCTGACCCGGTGCCGGCACCGGTGACCACGATTGCCTGGCGGCTGGCGCACATCATCGTCTCCTGCCTGGGCTATCGGGTCGGCTGGCACTTCGGCGGCCAGGACGTCGACTCCCAGACATTCGCCTACGCGGGGACCGCTGACGAGGCGCTGAAACAGCTCGATGAGATGTATGGGAGATGGAACGCTGGGGTCCGCGAGCTCTCGGACACTGACCTGGAGAATCCGCCCACGGTGGGTCCCGAGCGGTTTCCCATGGAGGGCATCGTCCTGCACGTCAACAGGGAGCTGATCCATCACGGCGCCGAGATTTCCCTGCTGCGCGACCTCTACCGCTGGCAGGACGGAGCCGTACCGCACCGAATATGA
- a CDS encoding sugar ABC transporter permease — MTTADRLTDPARAPGTPGAPRPAKHGEHGEHGEHRAVRRRPRTARSGRRGRRAVALLYLLPALLPYTLFAVLPLLHTAYLSLFDWDGVTLPSFVGLDNYRRIADDPQLRAAAWHAGALILFFSVLPICVGLVSAAIVSRRAGRRGTGLVRTVLFLPQVIPLVAVGILWRWVYAEDGILNQALRAIGLGGLADAWLGSFTWALPAVGLIGTWVVSGLCMVLFLSGTQRIDQEIYEAARMDGAGPVREFTAITVPLLRPEFAVALSITVIAALSSFDLIYITTGGGPGNSTVVPGILIYRLAFGGGAVGVASALAIALTAVISLAVLVINRLSREAP, encoded by the coding sequence ATGACCACTGCCGACCGACTGACCGATCCCGCCCGCGCTCCCGGCACACCCGGCGCCCCGCGCCCGGCGAAGCACGGGGAGCACGGGGAGCACGGGGAGCACCGTGCCGTGCGCCGACGCCCCCGCACGGCACGGTCCGGCCGCCGCGGCAGGCGTGCCGTGGCGTTGCTGTACCTGTTGCCTGCCCTTCTGCCCTACACGCTCTTCGCCGTACTGCCGCTGCTGCACACCGCCTACCTCTCGCTGTTCGACTGGGACGGCGTGACCCTCCCGTCCTTCGTCGGCCTCGACAACTACCGCCGTATCGCCGACGACCCGCAACTGCGCGCCGCCGCCTGGCACGCAGGCGCACTGATCCTGTTCTTCTCCGTGCTGCCGATCTGCGTTGGCCTGGTCTCGGCGGCGATCGTGTCCCGGCGTGCCGGGCGCCGGGGCACCGGCCTGGTCCGCACCGTGCTGTTCCTGCCCCAGGTCATCCCGCTGGTCGCGGTCGGCATCCTCTGGCGCTGGGTGTACGCCGAGGACGGCATCCTCAACCAGGCGCTGCGGGCGATCGGCCTGGGCGGCCTCGCCGACGCCTGGCTCGGCAGCTTCACCTGGGCCCTGCCGGCCGTAGGACTGATCGGGACCTGGGTCGTCTCGGGCCTGTGCATGGTGCTGTTCCTGTCCGGGACCCAGCGCATCGACCAGGAGATCTACGAGGCGGCACGGATGGACGGGGCAGGCCCGGTACGCGAGTTCACCGCGATCACCGTCCCGCTGCTGCGACCGGAGTTCGCGGTGGCGCTGTCCATCACCGTCATCGCCGCCCTGTCCAGTTTCGACCTCATCTACATCACCACCGGGGGAGGCCCGGGCAACAGCACCGTCGTGCCCGGAATCCTCATCTACCGCCTGGCCTTCGGGGGCGGAGCGGTCGGTGTGGCCAGCGCCCTGGCGATCGCGCTGACGGCGGTCATCTCCCTCGCCGTCCTGGTGATCAACAGGCTGTCCAGGGAGGCACCGTGA
- a CDS encoding carbohydrate ABC transporter permease, producing MTTVTSPTGTKALTGRLAAPVLLTLFMAAVLVPFASLLLASLQPAGAPLTGFALPDGLHLENFSRAWSAAGFGTLLRSSVVIALCVVPAAVLCATLAGYALATLDVPGRGRLYAYLLLGLSIPTEGTIIPLYYDLRAVGLTNTVPGLALAEIGAFMPFGVFWMRAHFATMPRSLMEAARLDGASSWVTLWRILLPNSRPAVTTLGVLYFVWSWNQFLLPLILIQDPARRTAPAGLGFFTGQFGVDVPLLAAATLIVIAPVVLVYLFFQRHFISGVLSGALKG from the coding sequence GTGACCACCGTGACCTCACCCACCGGCACAAAGGCGCTCACCGGGCGACTGGCGGCACCCGTCCTGCTCACGCTCTTCATGGCCGCCGTACTCGTGCCGTTCGCCTCCCTGCTGCTGGCGTCACTCCAGCCCGCGGGCGCTCCCCTGACCGGCTTCGCCCTGCCGGACGGGCTGCATCTGGAGAACTTCTCCCGCGCCTGGTCCGCCGCGGGGTTCGGCACCTTGCTGCGGTCGAGCGTGGTGATCGCGCTGTGCGTGGTGCCGGCCGCGGTGCTGTGCGCGACCCTGGCCGGATACGCGCTGGCGACCCTGGACGTCCCCGGCCGCGGAAGGCTCTACGCGTACCTGCTGCTCGGCCTGTCCATCCCCACCGAGGGCACGATCATCCCGCTCTACTACGACCTGCGCGCCGTCGGTCTGACGAACACGGTGCCGGGGCTGGCGCTCGCGGAGATCGGCGCGTTCATGCCGTTCGGGGTCTTCTGGATGCGCGCCCACTTCGCGACCATGCCGCGCAGCCTGATGGAAGCCGCACGGCTGGACGGCGCCTCGTCCTGGGTGACGCTCTGGCGGATCCTCCTGCCCAACTCCCGCCCCGCGGTGACCACGTTGGGCGTTCTGTACTTCGTCTGGAGCTGGAACCAGTTCCTGCTCCCGCTGATCCTCATCCAGGACCCGGCCCGCCGTACGGCCCCCGCCGGACTGGGTTTCTTCACCGGGCAGTTCGGCGTCGACGTACCACTGCTCGCCGCGGCCACCCTGATCGTGATCGCCCCGGTGGTGCTCGTCTACCTGTTCTTCCAGCGGCACTTCATCAGCGGCGTGCTCAGCGGCGCGCTCAAGGGCTGA
- a CDS encoding Gfo/Idh/MocA family oxidoreductase gives MRVAVLSFAHVHAATYIRLLRDRDGIELITADPEAPPDDPTRGRALAEELGAAYADSWDEIFALRPDAVVVTSENARHRHLVERAAATGAHVLCEKPLATTEADAQAMIDACETAGVGLMTAYPVRFSPVFTALRRALADGSLGGLVSVHGANNGSNPARSHPWFADPELSGGGALADHTVHIADLVDALLDGEQAAEVYAQANSILDDGGPTQHVETAGLVTIRYPGGLVAAVDASWSHPPDHPTWGGLAMTCVGEKAIVEFDAFPPLLGGFDSTTGRDRWEAGGTDLDAAMLDEFLDAARTGRRPSPDGASGLRTLRIVLAAYESLRTGQPVTLAVR, from the coding sequence GTGAGAGTCGCCGTACTGTCCTTCGCCCATGTGCACGCGGCGACCTACATCAGGCTGCTGCGCGACCGCGACGGCATCGAACTGATCACCGCCGACCCCGAAGCCCCGCCGGACGACCCCACCCGCGGCCGGGCCCTCGCCGAAGAGCTCGGCGCCGCCTACGCCGACAGCTGGGACGAGATATTCGCCCTGCGCCCCGACGCCGTGGTGGTCACCAGCGAGAACGCCCGCCACCGGCACCTGGTCGAACGGGCCGCCGCGACCGGAGCACACGTGCTCTGCGAGAAGCCACTCGCGACGACGGAAGCGGACGCACAAGCCATGATCGACGCTTGCGAAACGGCCGGGGTCGGGCTGATGACCGCCTATCCCGTACGGTTCAGCCCCGTGTTCACCGCCCTGCGCCGCGCCCTCGCCGACGGCTCGCTCGGCGGGCTCGTCAGTGTCCACGGAGCCAACAACGGCTCGAACCCGGCCCGTTCGCACCCTTGGTTCGCCGACCCGGAACTGTCGGGCGGCGGAGCACTGGCCGACCACACCGTCCACATCGCCGACCTCGTGGACGCGCTGCTGGACGGCGAGCAGGCGGCGGAGGTGTACGCCCAGGCGAACAGCATCCTGGACGATGGCGGCCCCACACAGCACGTCGAGACCGCGGGCCTGGTCACCATCCGCTACCCCGGCGGGCTGGTCGCCGCCGTGGACGCCAGCTGGAGCCACCCGCCGGACCACCCGACCTGGGGCGGACTCGCCATGACCTGCGTCGGCGAGAAGGCGATCGTGGAGTTCGACGCCTTCCCCCCGCTGCTCGGCGGCTTCGACTCCACCACCGGCCGCGACCGCTGGGAGGCAGGCGGGACGGACCTGGACGCCGCCATGCTCGACGAGTTCCTCGACGCGGCCCGCACCGGACGGCGACCGTCTCCGGACGGCGCGTCGGGCCTGCGTACCCTGCGGATCGTGCTGGCCGCGTACGAGTCACTGCGCACGGGACAGCCGGTGACGCTGGCGGTGCGGTGA
- a CDS encoding Gfo/Idh/MocA family oxidoreductase — translation MAELEVALIGAGGIARAHLPAWAALGARVRVYAPDGRAPALAREFGATSVGSLGEAIAGAHVVDVCTPTDTHREITLTAVAAGAHVLCEKPLALNATEAGDMADAAEAAGVRLYPGHVVRFFPAYARLRDLVAGGGLGRVAVARFTRTGRYPTWSGWFADPARSGGILTDQMIHDMDIARWLFGDVVRVHARQQGHLTAPAPEGAVATGTAVLTHAGGAITQVVGVWGPTATPFRTTFHVSGTGGTVQHDSRAHLDLRITGAASGGPADGIPAGDLGGFGDLGESPYLIQIREFAEAFAGGPEPRVSARDGVAAVRIAEAAAESARTGRTVELTAQATTVPTGGIDQ, via the coding sequence ATGGCAGAACTCGAAGTCGCGCTGATCGGCGCGGGTGGCATCGCCCGCGCCCATCTGCCCGCGTGGGCCGCCCTCGGCGCGCGCGTACGCGTCTACGCCCCCGACGGCCGCGCCCCCGCGCTCGCCCGGGAGTTCGGCGCGACCTCCGTGGGCTCCCTGGGCGAGGCGATCGCCGGGGCCCACGTGGTGGACGTATGCACGCCGACCGACACCCACCGGGAGATCACTTTGACCGCCGTCGCGGCAGGTGCCCATGTCCTGTGCGAGAAACCGCTGGCGCTCAACGCGACCGAGGCCGGGGACATGGCCGACGCGGCCGAAGCGGCCGGGGTGAGGCTGTATCCGGGACACGTCGTGCGCTTCTTCCCCGCCTACGCCCGCCTGCGCGACCTGGTCGCCGGGGGCGGGCTGGGCCGGGTGGCGGTCGCCCGGTTCACCCGCACCGGCCGCTATCCCACGTGGAGCGGCTGGTTCGCCGACCCGGCCCGCTCGGGCGGGATCCTGACGGACCAGATGATCCACGACATGGACATCGCCCGCTGGCTCTTCGGCGACGTCGTCCGGGTCCACGCCCGCCAGCAGGGGCATCTCACCGCCCCGGCCCCGGAAGGTGCGGTCGCCACCGGTACCGCCGTACTCACCCACGCCGGAGGCGCCATCACGCAGGTCGTAGGGGTGTGGGGACCTACGGCGACACCGTTCCGCACCACGTTCCACGTGTCGGGCACCGGCGGTACCGTCCAGCACGACTCGCGGGCGCACCTCGATCTGCGGATCACCGGTGCCGCGTCCGGCGGACCGGCGGACGGCATACCGGCTGGGGACCTCGGGGGCTTCGGGGACCTCGGGGAGTCGCCCTACCTCATCCAGATCCGCGAGTTCGCAGAGGCGTTCGCGGGAGGTCCGGAACCCCGGGTGAGCGCCCGGGACGGCGTGGCGGCCGTCCGCATCGCGGAGGCCGCGGCGGAGTCGGCCCGCACCGGCCGGACCGTCGAACTCACAGCACAGGCAACCACCGTACCCACAGGGGGAATTGACCAGTGA